The following are encoded together in the Thunnus albacares chromosome 7, fThuAlb1.1, whole genome shotgun sequence genome:
- the si:ch211-216l23.2 gene encoding nuclear receptor coactivator 5 codes for MSSWAKSSSAARRPPANPNGSAQQLRLFRRTAPYPTREERTEDLKDALDSYEELEQMQNYSGSVKYEGYKHQPNAKPEGTPADRRKAMYQKFYRQVQEEKKPADCVVLSVTNQCLDYPKSLGQCLQERGLSVEMLYLQAESGLTRALQDVRADGSPLCILVEHTNVALSSCTVIIFSESLKIHRNMPKDQAMDFVAAEYSRGLVKERPSRDPADIAAQASQLLDDFLDREKIERHSVPSETRQLLMLLTEGVHLYPEELETISEYVRSRQVHAQASNTEGERGNMLPPGLGKPPPLLPTPPGPPQPQPATGAGGPMGNHSPPPPVPLLPSPGSYPKTKPPPLLSLHRPPGPSLGPPSSRGPPSSHSPYGAPGLPRGPLLHHAPPYHPSPRGPHGTRGAPPSLKSSRPPLLSAPGGPLPRPSGPRH; via the exons ATGTCGTCTTGGGCGAAATCATCTTCAGCTGCACGGCGGCCACCGGCGAACCCAAACGGAAG TGCGCAGCAACTGCGGTTGTTCCGGAGAACAGCGCCTTACCCCACTAGAGAGGAGAGGACCGAGGACCTGAAGGATGCTCTGGACAG TTATGAAGAACTAGAGCAAATGCAAAACTACAGTGGAAGTGTGAAGTACGAGGGGTACAAGCATCAACCAAATG CCAAACCAGAGGGGACTCCAGCAGACAGACGTAAAGCCATGTATCAGAAGTTCTACAGACAGgtgcaggaggagaagaagccGGCTGACTGTGTGGTCCTCTCTGTCACCAACCAGTGCCT GGATTACCCCAAATCGCTAGGCCAGTGCTTGCAGGAGCGTGGCCTATCAGTGGAAATGCTCTACCTTCAGGCGGAGTCGGGCCTGACCCGGGCCCTGCAGGATGTGCGAGCAGACGGCTCCCCGTTATGTATTCTGGTGGAGCACACAAACGTAGCTCTGTCCTCCTGCACTGTTATCATATTCTCAGAATCCCTCAAAA TCCATCGCAACATGCCCAAAGACCAGGCCATGGACTTTGTTGCAGCAGAGTACAGTCGTGGACTCGTCAAAGAACGCCCGTCAAGGGATCCCGCAGACATCGCAGCACAGGCATCACAGTTGCTGGATGATTTTCTGGATCGAGAAAAGATTGAGCGCCACAGTGTTCCTTCCGAAACCCGTCAGCTCCTCATGCTGTTGACCGAGGGGGTGCATCTTTACCCCGAGGAGCTGGAAACCATCTCAGAGTACGTCCGTTCCCGGCAGGTGCATGCACAAG cctccaaCACTGAGGGGGAGAGGGGGAACATGTTACCTCCAGGACTGGGGAAACCACCTCCTCTGCTCCCAACTCCACCCGGGCCCCCTCAGCCCCAGCCTGCAACCGGAGCAGGGGGACCCATGGGGAACCACTCACCACCTCCACCTGTTCCTCTTTTGCCTTCACCAG gttCGTATCCCAAAACAAAACCTCCCCCATTGCTGTCGTTGCATCGGCCTCCTGGTCCATCACTAGGGCCCCCATCTTCACGGGGCCCACCTTCCTCACACAGTCCTTACGGCGCCCCTGGCTTGCCTCGTGGGCCCCTTCTCCACCATGCGCCTCCATACCACCCAAGCCCCAGGGGCCCCCATGGGACTAGAGGAGCCCCTCCCTCTCTGAAGAGTTCTCGCCCTCCACTTTTATCTGCGCCAG GTGGCCCTCTTCCACGACCGAGTGGCCCCCGACACTAA